One region of Populus trichocarpa isolate Nisqually-1 chromosome 4, P.trichocarpa_v4.1, whole genome shotgun sequence genomic DNA includes:
- the LOC7463056 gene encoding zinc-finger homeodomain protein 9, giving the protein MDITPATATATATGTATTPTNNNTNTTIPKSPEADTGTPTRIPQTKPLSFTNGVLKRHHPHHHHLHNHFAPPPVVITYKECLKNHAATIGGHALDGCGEFMPSPTATHTDPTSLKCAACGCHRNFHRREPEDSPPHTTAITTIEYQPHHRHHPPPPQAHPQHNRSPNSASPPPISSSYYPSAPHMLLALSGGVSGLNENVNINAPPRAGSSPRKRFRTKFSQSQKERMHQFAEKVGWKMQKRDEDLVQEFCNEVGVDRSALKVWMHNNKNSFGKKEHLNGTNDDNIRSSNLENSYSNNESNKDITNNNNNNNNHHHFENDSHAAHVGTNGSSSSS; this is encoded by the coding sequence ATGGACATAACcccagcaacagcaacagcaacagcaacaggaACAGCAACAACCCCCACCAACAATAACACTAACACCACAATTCCAAAATCCCCAGAGGCAGACACTGGAACACCAACCCGGATCCCTCAAACAAAGCCTTTGTCTTTCACCAACGGTGTCCTCAAACGCCACCAtccacaccaccaccacctccacaaTCATTTTGCACCACCACCAGTAGTCATAACCTACAAAGAATGCCTCAAGAACCACGCTGCTACCATAGGTGGCCATGCTCTAGATGGCTGTGGAGAATTCATGCCTTCTCCGACCGCCACACACACTGATCCAACTTCTTTAAAATGTGCCGCTTGTGGCTGCCATCGCAACTTTCACCGCCGTGAACCTGAAGATTCCCCCCCTCACACCACCGCTATAACAACCATAGAGTACCAACCTCACCACCGTCACCACCCACCACCGCCACAAGCGCATCCTCAGCATAATAGAAGCCCCAATTCAGCCTCTCCTCCTCCGATCTCCTCCTCGTACTACCCTTCAGCTCCACACATGCTACTAGCACTCTCAGGGGGTGTATCGGGTCTGAATGAGAATGTGAATATAAATGCTCCTCCACGAGCTGGTTCTTCGCCGCGAAAACGATTTAGGACGAAGTTCAGCCAGAGCCAAAAAGAGAGAATGCACCAGTTTGCAGAGAAAGTTGGATGGAAGATGCAAAAAAGAGACGAAGATTTGGTTCAAGAGTTCTGCAATGAAGTTGGGGTTGATAGAAGTGCGTTGAAAGTTTGGATGCATAACAACAAGAACAGCTTTGGTAAGAAAGAACACCTTAATGGGACCAATGATGACAATATTAGGAGCAGTAATCTTGAAAACTCTTACAGCAACAATGAGAGCAACAAAGACATTacgaacaacaacaacaacaacaacaaccatcaCCACTTTGAGAATGATAGTCATGCTGCACATGTTGGGACTAATggttcttcttcatcttcttaa